A single Anopheles funestus chromosome 2RL, idAnoFuneDA-416_04, whole genome shotgun sequence DNA region contains:
- the LOC125762147 gene encoding DNA-directed RNA polymerase III subunit RPC2, with translation MHAEEKHWKEEGKNYKKVQRALEEKWKLVPAFLQVKGLVKQHIDSFNYFINVDIKKIVQANEEVKSDADPCFYLKYLNVHVGKPDVEEGFNNTKSTTPHECRLRDMTYSAPITVDIEYTRGTQRVVRNGLLIGRMPIMLRSSNCVLTGKSDYELSKVNECPMDPGGYFIIRGTEKVILIQEQLSWNKMITEDYNGVIQCQVTSSTHEKKSRTILITKHGRYYLKHNSMTEEIPVAIILKAMGIASDQEIMQLVGIDPETQKRFAPSLLEAAHHKVFTQQRALEYMGSKLIAKRFTTAATKYKTTADEARDLLATTILAHVPVPSFNFQVKAIYVALMIRRVMAAELDRNSVDDRDYYGNKRLELAGSLLSLMFEDLFKRFNWELKMIADKNIPKIKAAQFDVGKHMREALITSGLETAISTGNWTIKRFKMERAGVTQVLSRLSYISALGMMTRVNSQFEKTRKVSGPRSLQPSQWGMLCPSDTPEGEACGLVKNLALMTHITTEVDEEPVIRLAYNAGVEDIRLLGGETINNPKVFMVFINGNILGVTIAYRRLVEVFRMMRRRGLIGAFVSIHTSFTQRCVYIHTDGGRLCRPYIIVQGGRPLVQQEHIEQMKLGLRKFDDFLHDGLIEYLDVNEENDSFIAYQERDIDPEKTTHLEIEPFTLLGVCAGLVPYPHHNQSPRNTYQCAMGKQAMGIIGYNQKNRIDTLMYNIVYPQSPMVRSRTIELTNFDKLPAGQNATVAVMSYSGYDIEDALILNKASIDRGYGRCLVYKNSKCTIKRYSNQTFDRIMGPMKDALTGKIISKHECLDTDGIVSPGERLSCKQTMVNKEMPAVKSNNPIEQKESGQQPIAYSAVPITYKGTEPSYAERVLVSTNNEEEFLVKILLRQTRRPEIGDKFSSRHGQKGVTGLIVEQEDLPFNDYGMSPDMVMNPHGFPSRMTVGKTLELLGSKAGVLEGKFHYGTAFGGSKCQDLQDELFKHGFNYLGKDVFYSGITGEPLEMYIYSGPVYYQKLKHMVQDKMHARARGPRAVLTRQPTQGRSREGGLRLGEMERDCLISYGASMLIMERLMISSDAFDVDVCNVCGRLAYSSWCHNCRSSASVSKISMPYACKLLFQELTSMNIVPRLKLQNY, from the exons ATGCATGCCGAGGAAAAACACTGGAAAGAAGAGGGCAAAAACTACAAGAAAGTGCAACGTGCTCTGGAG gaaaaatggaaacttgTGCCAGCCTTTTTGCAGGTGAAAGGATTGGTAAAGCAGCACATCGACTCGTTTAACTACTTCATCAATGTGGACATCAAAAAGATTGTGCAGGCGAACGAGGAGGTGAAAAGTGATGCCGATCCGTGCTTTTACCTGAAGTATCTGAACGTTCACGTCGGTAAGCCGGATGTGGAGGAAGGATTTAACAACACGAAATCAACCACTCCGCATGAATGTCGCCTGCGGGATATGACGTACTCGGCACCGATTACGGTTGACATTGAGTACACGAGAGGCACGCAGCGTGTCGTTCGGAATGGCTTGCTCATCGGTCGTATGCCGATAATGCTCCGGTCATCGAACTGTGTGTTGACCGGTAAATCCGACTACGAACTATCGAAAGTAAACGAATGTCCAATGGATCCGGGCGGTTACTTTATTATCCGCGGTACGGAAAAGGTTATTCTCATTCAGGAGCAATTAAGCTGGAACAAAATGATCACGGAAGACTATAACGGTGTAATCCAGTGCCAAGTGACGAGCTCGACGCATGAGAAAAAGTCCCGCACAATCTTGATCACCAAGCATGGACGGTACTATCTTAAGCACAACTCCATGACGGAGGAGATTCCCGTTGCAATCATCCTGAAAGCGATGGGCATTGCTTCGGACCAGGAAATAATGCAGCTGGTCGGCATCGATCCGGAAACCCAGAAGCGATTTGCACCGTCCTTGCTGGAAGCGGCCCATCATAAAGTGTTTACCCAGCAGCGTGCACTCGAGTACATGGGATCGAAGTTGATCGCGAAACGGTTTACTACAGCGGCTACGAAGTACAAAACGACAGCCGATGAGGCGCGTGATTTGTTGGCCACAACGATCTTGGCGCACGTTCCCGTGCCGAGCTTTAACTTTCAGGTGAAGGCGATCTATGTGGCGCTTATGATCCGTCGTGTGATGGCAGCCGAGTTGGATCGAAACTCCGTCGACGATCGCGATTACTACGGTAACAAGAGGCTCGAGCTTGCTGGTTCGCTTCTGTCCTTAATGTTCGAGGATCTGTTCAAACGCTTCAACTGGGAGCTAAAGATGATAGCAGACAAAAACATTCCGAAGATAAAGGCGGCCCAGTTTGATGTAGGAAAGCACATGCGGGAAGCGCTCATTACGTCCGGACTGGAGACGGCCATTTCAACCGGTAATTGGACGATCAAGCGCTTCAAGATGGAACGAGCAGGTGTCACGCAGGTGCTGTCAAGGCTGAGCTACATCTCCGCCCTCGGCATGATGACGCGCGTTAATTCGCAGTTTGAAAAGACACGCAAAGTGTCCGGTCCGCGTTCACTACAACCCAGCCAGTGGGGTATGCTTTGCCCGTCCGACACGCCCGAGGGAGAAGCTTGCGGGTTGGTGAAAAATTTGGCCCTTATGACGCACATTACCACCGAGGTAGATGAGGAACCGGTAATCCGGCTAGCGTACAATGCCGGTGTGGAGGATATTCGTCTGCTCGGCGGTGAAACGATCAACAATCCGAAGGTGTTCATGGTGTTCATTAACGGTAACATACTGGGCGTAACGATCGCCTACCGCCGACTGGTGGAGGTGTTTCGGATGATGCGTCGGCGCGGTCTTATCGGTGCGTTCGTATCGATCCATACCTCGTTTACGCAGCGCTGCGTTTACATTCACACTGACGGCGGTAGACTTTGTCGACCGTACATCATTGTGCAGGGCGGACGACCGCTCGTGCAGCAGGAGCACATCGAGCAGATGAAGCTGGGTTTGCGCAAATTCGATGATTTCCTGCACGACGGGCTGATCGAGTATCTGGATGTGAACGAGGAAAACGATTCCTTTATCGCCTACCAAGAGCGTGATATCGATCCGGAAAAGACAACGCACCTGGAAATTGAACCATTTACATTGCTGGGTGTTTGTGCCGGGTTGGTACCGTATCCGCACCACAACCAGAGTCCCCGTAACACATACCAGTGTGCTATGGGAAAGCAGGCGATGGGTATCATCGGTTATAATCAGAAAAACCGCATCGACACGCTGATGTACAACATTGTGTATCCGCAGAGTCCGATGGTACGTTCGCGAACGATCGAACTGACCAATTTCGATAAGCTGCCGGCAGGACAGAACGCAACGGTGGCCGTTATGAGCTACTCCGGGTATGATATTGAAGATGCGCTGATCCTCAACAAAGCCTCGATCGATCGTGGGTACGGCCGATGTCTCGTGTACAAGAACAGCAAGTGCACGATCAAGCGCTACAGTAACCAGACGTTCGATCGTATCATGGGTCCAATGAAGGATGCTCTGACGGGTAAAATTATCAGCAAACATGAATGTCTCGACACGGATGGTATCGTGTCGCCCGGGGAACGCCTCTCCTGTAAGCAGACAATGGTAAACAAGGAAATGCCCGCCGTTAAGTCGAACAATCCAATCGAACAGAAGGAATCGGGCCAACAGCCAATCGCGTACAGTGCTGTACCGATCACATACAAAGGCACCGAACCGAGTTATGCCGAGCGGGTGCTTGTGTCCACCAACAACGAGGAAGAGTTTCTGGTGAAAATTCTGTTGCGTCAAACGCGACGACCCGAAATCGGTGATAAGTTTAGCTCCCGCCACGGACAGAAAGGTGTGACGGGGCTGATCGTGGAGCAGGAAGATCTTCCGTTCAACGATTACGGCATGTCGCCGGATATGGTGATGAATCCGCACGGTTTTCCCTCCCGTATGACGGTGGGCAAAACGCTCGAGCTGCTGGGCAGTAAGGCGGGCGTGCTGGAGGGCAAATTTCACTACGGCACCGCGTTCGGTGGATCGAAGTGTCAGGATCTGCAGGACGAGCTGTTCAAGCATGGATTTAACTATCTCGGTAAGGACGTTTTCTACTCGGGCATTACGGGCGAACCGCTCGAGATGTACATCTACTCGGGGCCGGTGTACTACCAGAAGCTGAAACACATGGTGCAGGACAAGATGCACGCACGTGCGCGTGGTCCGCGTGCAGTTTTGACGCGCCAACCAACGCAAGGCCGTAGTCGCGAGGGTGGCTTGCGGTTGGGCGAGATGGAACGCGACTGCTTGATCTCGTACGGTGCCAGCATGCTGATCATGGAACGGTTAATGATTTCATCCGATGCGTTCGATGTCGATGTGTGTAATGTTTGTGGCCGGCTGGCGTACTCGTCATGGTGTCACAACTGTCGCTCGTCGGCGAGTGTATCGAAAATATCCATGCCGTACGCATGCAAGCTACTGTTTCAGGAACTAACCAGCATGAACATTGTGCCGCGCTTGAAGTTGCAGAATTATTGA
- the LOC125762196 gene encoding metaxin-2, whose product MASTIENFYKKTTTAGMKDWPRDAVLYQPYEEEQILLAENASCLAVRTYLKMLNLPVALQQRANAEFISPGGKRTKLPVLRVENFIYAEFDHIVTFVEQNFNKSLNALLSPDEKDLMRSLICLAEHIFTNAEQYISWIDADVRDTVTKKRNGCVFPFPLNYVQNWRKESAVKRQLRMADYLNVNLEKVIADVDHLCQDLSERLGDKQYFFGNNPTELDALVFGHLYSIFTMKLPNNVLALTIHKYSNLNQFCLNIDVAYFTAKEKGKGMN is encoded by the exons ATGGCATCGACaatagaaaatttttacaagaaaACAACCACTGCAG GCATGAAGGATTGGCCACGGGACGCCGTTCTGTACCAACCGTACGAAGAAGAACAGATTCTGCTTGCCGAAAATGCTAGCTGTCTGGCGGTACGAACCTATCTAAAAATGCTAAACCTTCCCGTGGCCCTGCAGCAACGGGCGAACGCCGAATTCATCTCGCCCGGCGGCAAACGGACCAAGCTGCCCGTGCTGCGGGTGGAAAACTTCATATACGCCGAGTTTGATCACATCGTGACGTTTGtggagcaaaattttaacaaatcgCTCAACGCACTCCTTTCCCCAGACGAGAAAGATTTGATGCGTTCGCTCATCTGCCTGGCGGAGCACATCTTTACCAATGCCGAGCAGTACATTAGCTGGATTGATGCAGATGTACGCGATACGGTTACGAAGAAACGCAACGGATGCGTGTTTCCGTTTCCACTGAACTACGTGCAAAACTGGCGCAAGGAGAGTGCCGTAAAGCGGCAGCTACGTATGGCCGATTATTTGAACGTAAACCTGGAGAAGGTTATTGCGGATGTGGATCATCTGTGTCAGGATTTGAGCGAACGGTTGGGCGATAAACAGTATTTCTTCGGCAACAA CCCCACGGAATTGGATGCACTCGTGTTTGGACATCTGTATAGCATTTTCACCATGAAGCTGCCTAACAACGTGCTCGCATTAACAATCCACAAGTACAGCAATTTGAATCAATTCTGTTTAAACATCGACGTGGCTTACTTCACAGCGAAGGAAAAGGGCAAGGGAATGAATTAG
- the LOC125762186 gene encoding protein phosphatase 1B, with protein sequence MGAFLEKPMTSKHNEHGEGNGLRYGVGSMQGWRCEMEDAYHAKTGLGESLEDWNYFAVFDGHAGDNVAKHCAENLLQRIVATTEFGNNDITKGIHTGFLQLDESMRNIPELASGMDKSGTTAVCAFISSQHLYIANCGDSRAVLCQNRQPIFSTQDHKPILPGEKERILNAGGSVMVQRVNGSLAVSRALGDYTYKNVQNLGQCEQLVSPEPEIFCRDREPSDEFLILACDGVWDVMSNDELCQFVHNRLEISDSLVDVANQVIDTCLHKGSRDNMCIIIIVFPGAPTVSEEAQKREEALELHLRNRIEQILDKMDPIEYGTLLKELAKEDIPDLPPGGGLHAKCSYVSKIFKELHPKLAESCEMGKY encoded by the coding sequence ATGGGTGCCTTCCTGGAGAAACCAATGACCTCGAAGCACAATgagcacggtgaagggaatggGCTCCGGTACGGTGTCGGCTCGATGCAGGGCTGGCGCTGCGAGATGGAAGATGCGTACCATGCCAAAACCGGTCTCGGCGAGAGCCTGGAAGACTGGAACTATTTCGCCGTGTTCGATGGGCATGCGGGTGACAATGTGGCCAAGCATTGTGCAGAAAATCTGCTCCAGCGTATCGTTGCCACGACCGAGTTCGGTAACAATGACATTACGAAGGGCATACACACCGGGTTCTTGCAGCTGGACGAATCGATGCGCAACATTCCGGAGCTTGCATCGGGCATGGACAAATCGGGCACGACCGCGGTCTGTGCGTTCATCTCGAGCCAGCACCTGTACATAGCGAACTGTGGCGATTCGCGCGCTGTACTCTGCCAGAACAGACAGCCCATTTTCTCCACCCAGGACCACAAACCGATCCTTCCGGGTGAGAAGGAACGCATACTGAATGCTGGCGGGTCGGTGATGGTGCAGCGAGTGAATGGTAGCCTTGCGGTCAGCCGAGCGTTAGGCGATTACACGTACAAGAACGTGCAGAATCTCGGCCAGTGCGAACAGCTGGTATCGCCCGAGCCGGAAATATTTTGCCGCGATCGGGAACCGTCCGACGAGTTCCTGATACTGGCGTGTGATGGCGTGTGGGATGTGATGAGCAATGACGAACTGTGCCAGTTCGTGCACAACCGGCTCGAGATATCGGACAGTCTGGTGGACGTTGCCAACCAGGTAATTGACACCTGTCTGCACAAGGGCAGCCGGGACAATATGTGTATTATTATCATCGTGTTTCCCGGTGCGCCGACCGTGTCGGAAGAGGCGCAAAAGCGCGAAGAAGCACTGGAGCTACATTTGCGCAACCGTATCGAGCAAATACTTGACAAGATGGACCCAATCGAATACGGTACCCTGCTGAAGGAGCTTGCGAAGGAAGACATTCCCGATCTACCGCCCGGCGGTGGATTGCACGCAAAGTGTTCGTATGTATCGAAAATTTTCAAGGAACTCCATCCAAAACTGGCGGAAAGTTGTGAAATGGGGAAATACTAA
- the LOC125762167 gene encoding RING finger and SPRY domain-containing protein 1-like: protein MGVCLCKDKVEEGFIDDSSRDSYAANGSDTGRLAGSGGVGGSGGSGSGVVSGSGGQNGHHHIRHYSRSDRQVSLSDTVDMLVNETLEIIGSIVDNEPETPSSMVMLHDITDKPSGWIQLVKSLIRVIPLDNPMGPSVITLLLDDSPLPSKESVLEVADMITRSIRRTPKRERNMCIILGFLAERLAGPCSISALSEVTLGYLLGNLDEGIHPDVMLFSLIALEKFAQTSENKGTIRRKLALYPDNPLLRLERHIASTDYTLRQVGFCAQWCLDNYFLIEGRQYSYEVADVSNVNVMLNTRDVSEYLKISADGLTARCDAYSFESVRCTYQVNAGCWYYEVLIMTPGVMQIGWATKDSNFLSHEGYGIGDDPYSIAFDGCRKLIWHKAKPMQHNLNAWSGGSILGCLLDLDAREVIFTLDGVEGEVLRQLFESGGAIDGFFAAASFMSFQQCRFNFGSTPFVYPPKNRTFMSFNSHAVLSEQDKIVLPRHLFLEQLRKLSVREDSCTLCFDMKATIRIEPCQHRGFCTNCAALLQFCPMCRAEIVSTVQEESAPESTSTGQSETNEAGDITNSGKPNNSDE from the exons ATGGGTGTGTGCCTGTGCAAGGACAAGGTCGAGGAAGGCTTCATCGATGATAGCAGCCGGGATTCGTACGCTGCCAACGGTAGCGATACGGGCCGACTAGCGGGAAGTGGCGGTGTTGGTGGTAGCGGTGGTTCCGGAAGTGGCGTTGTCAGTGGGTCTGGCGGTCAGAACGGACACCACCACATCCGTCATTACTCCCGGTCCGATCGGCAGGTTTCTCTCTCCGACACAGTGGATATGTTGGTCAACGAAACGCTCGAAATCATCGGTTCGATTGTGGACAA TGAACCGGAAACACCTAGCTCGATGGTGATGCTGCACGACATAACGGACAAACCGTCCGGTTGGATACAGCTGGTAAAATCGTTAATACGCGTCATCCCGCTCGACAACCCGATGGGCCCAAGCGTCATCACGCTACTGCTCGACGACAGTCCGCTTCCGTCGAAGGAATCCGTGCTTGAGGTGGCCGATATGATAACGCGTTCGATTCGACGCACGCCAAAGCGCGAACGTAACATGTGCATCATTCTGGGCTTCCTTGCGGAACGACTTGCTGGCCCGTGTAGCATATCGGCCTTGTCGGAGGTAACACTGGGCTATCTGCTTGGTAATCTG GACGAAGGAATCCATCCCGATGTGATGCTGTTTTCGCTGATTGCTCTAGAAAAATTTGCACAAACTAGTGAAAACAAGGGCACTATAAGG CGAAAATTGGCGCTCTATCCGGACAATCCCCTGTTGCGACTCGAGAGACATATCGCGAGTACGGATTACACGCTGCGCCAGGTCGGATTTTGTGCTCAGTGGTGCTTAGACAACTATT TCCTTATTGAGGGTCGACAATACTCGTACGAGGTGGCGGACGTTAGTAACGTAAATGTGATGCTCAACACGCGAGATGTCAGCGAGTACCTGAAAATCTCAGCCGATGGACTAACGGCCCGGTGCGATGCGTACTCATTCGAAAGTGTCCGATGTACCTATCAGGTAAATGCCGGCTGCTGGTACTATGAGGTACTGATCATGACACCGGGCGTTATGCAGATTGGTTGGGCGACCAAGGATTCTAACTTCCTAAGCCACGAAGGTTACGGTATCGGGGACGATCCGTACTCGATCGCGTTCGATGGCTGCCGGAAGTTAATCTGGCACAAGGCGAAACCGATGCAACACAATCTAAACGCTTGGTCCGGTGGATCCATCCTGGGCTGCCTGCTAGATCTCGATGCACGGGAAGTGATTTTCACCTTGGACGGTGTCGAAGGTGAGGTGCTGAGGCAACTGTTTGAATCGGGCGGTGCAATCGATGGGTTTTTTGCTGCGGCTTCGTTCATGTCATTCCAGCAATGTCGCTTCAACTTCGGTTCTACGCCTTTTGTTTATCCGCCCAAGAATCGAACGTTTATGAGCTTTAATAGTCATGCCGTGTTGAGTGAGCAGGACAAG ATTGTTCTACCGCGCCATCTCTTCCTGGAGCAACTACGCAAGCTGAGTGTGCGTGAGGATTCCTGTACGCTTTGCTTCGATATGAAGGCAACGATACGAATCGAACCCTGTCAGCACAGAGGTTTCTGTACGAACTGTGCCGCCTTGCTGCAGTTCTGCCCGATGTGTCGGGCAGAAATCGTTAGCACCGTACAGGAGGAATCGGCACCGGAAAGCACCAGTACGGGACAGTCGGAAACTAATGAAGCAGGTGATATAACAAACAGCGGCAAACCAAACAACTCCGACGAATAG
- the LOC125762175 gene encoding RNA-splicing ligase RtcB homolog has product MVVREYNEEMKYIERLSENSFLIKKGFQSNMNVEGIFYANSKLEKLMFDELRNACRPGMTGGFLPGVKQIANVAALPGIVGRSVGLPDIHSGYGFAIGNMAAFDMNDPTSIVSPGGVGFDINCGVRLLRTNLFEKDVQPVKELLAQSLFDHIPVGVGSKGIIPMNAHDLEEALEMGMDWSLREGYVWAEDKEHCEEYGRMLNADPSKVSLRAKKRGLPQLGTLGAGNHYAEIQVVEEIYDKYAASKMGIEELGQICVMIHSGSRGFGHQVATDALVEMEKAMKRDKIETNDRQLACARINSPEGQNYLKAMSAAANFAWVNRSSMTFLTRQAFAKQFNTTPDDLDMHVIYDVSHNVAKMEEHMVNGKPKQLLVHRKGSTRAFPPHHPLIPVDYQLTGQPVLVGGSMGTCSFVLTGTETGMVETFGSTCHGAGRSLSRAKSRRNLDYKEVLRDLEAKGISIRVASPKLVQEEAPDSYKDVVDVVQTCHDVGISNKAIKLRPIAVIKG; this is encoded by the exons ATGGTCGTCCGAGAGTATAACGAAGAGATGAAGTACATCGAACGGCTTTCGGAGAACAGCTTCCTAATAAAAAAGGGCTTCCAATCTAACATGAACGTGGAAGGCATATTCTACGCCAACAGTAAGCTGGAAAAGCTTATGTTCGACGAGCTGCGCAATGCCTGCCGGCCCGGGATGACTGGTGGATTTCTTCCCGGTGTTAAGCAGATAGCGAACGTTGCCGCTTTACCGGGTATCGTTGGACG CTCCGTCGGTCTTCCGGATATTCACTCCGGATATGGATTTGCAATCGGTAACATGGCGGCATTTGATATGAACGATCCGACCTCGATTGTGTCGCCCGGTGGTGTCGGATTCGACATCAACTGTGGCGTACGTTTGCTACGAACTAATTTGTTCGAAAAGGATGTACAACCGGTAAAGGAATTGCTTGCTCAGAGTCTCTTCGATCACATTCCCGTAGGGGTCGGATCGAAAGGTATCATTCCAATGAATGCACACGATCTGGAAGAAGCCTTAGAAATGGGAATGGACTGGTCGCTGCGTGAAGGATATGTTTGGGCAGAAGACAAGGAGCACTGTGAAGAGTACGGCCGAATGTTGAATGCTGACCCGAGCAAAGTTAGCTTGCGGGCGAAGAAGCGTGGTCTTCCGCAGCTCGGCACGCTAGGCGCTGGTAATCACTATGCCGAAATACAGGTGGTGGAAGAAATCTACGATAAATACGCCGCCAGCAAAATGGGCATCGAAGAGCTCGGACAGATCTGCGTCATGATCCATTCGGGAAGCAGAGGTTTTGGTCATCAGGTAGCAACAGACGCACTGGTTGAAATGGAAAAGGCCATGAAGCGGGACAAGATCGAAACAAACGATCGACAGTTGGCCTGTGCCCGTATCAATAGTCCGGAAGGTCAAAACTATCTAAAAGCAATGTCGGCTGCTGCCAACTTTGCTTGGGTAAACCGCAGCTCAATGACGTTCCTCACAAGGCAagcgtttgcaaaacaattcaacacCACGCCAGACGATTTGGACATGCACGTTATCTACGACGTTTCACACAACGTGGCCAAAATGGAGGAACACATGGTGAATGGTAAACCGAAGCAGCTGCTTGTTCACCGGAAAGGATCGACCCGTGCATTCCCACCGCATCATCCGCTGATTCCCGTCGATTACCAGCTTACCGGCCAACCGGTACTTGTCGGTGGATCAATGGGCACGTGCAGCTTTGTGCTAACGGGTACGGAAACGGGCATGGTGGAAACGTTCGGTTCGACATGCCATGGTGCTGGTCGCAGCTTGTCCCGTGCCAAATCGCGACGAAATCTGGACTACAAGGAGGTACTTCGGGATCTGGAAGCGAAAGGCATTTCGATTCGTGTCGCTTCCCCGAAGCTGGTGCAGGAGGAAGCACCGGATTCGTACAAAGATGTTGTGGATGTGGTTCAAACGTGCCACGATGTAGGTATAAGCAATAAAGCTATTAAACTGCGCCCGATTGCAGTTATTAAAGGTTAA